The following proteins are encoded in a genomic region of Thermothielavioides terrestris NRRL 8126 chromosome 5, complete sequence:
- a CDS encoding glycoside hydrolase family 3 protein (CAZy_ID 269719) has protein sequence MNGPLANNTVCDTTASPPKRAAALVEAMNITEKLANLVEYVMARSSSKGAPRLGLPPYEWWSEALHGVAASPGVSFNWSGGPFSYATSFANPITLSAAFDDELVQKVADVISTEARAFANAGSAGLDFWTPNINPWRDPRWGRGSETPGEDPVRIKGYVRSLLRGLEGEESIKKVIATCKHYAAYDLERWHNITRYEFDAIVSLQDLSEYYLPPFQQCARDSKVGSIMCSYNSLNGTPACANTYLMDDILRKHWRWTEDNNYITSDCNAIKDFLPDEHNFTQTAAEAAAAAYTAGTDTVCEVAGSPPYTDVVGAYDQKLLSEEVIDRALRRLYEGLVRAGYFDPASASPYRDIGWSDVNTAEAQALALQSASDGLVLLKNDGTLPIKLEGKTVALIGHWASGTRSMLGGYSGIPPYYHSPVYAAGQLNLTYKYASGPVAPASAARDTWTADALSAANKSDVILYFGGLDQSVASEDKDRDSIAWPPAQLTLIQTLAGLGKPLVVIQLGDQVDDTPLLTNPNVSAILWAGYPGQSGGTAVLNAITGVSPPAGRLPVTQYPSSYTSQLPLTDMSLRPDPASGRPGRTYRWLPRNATVLPFGYGLHYTNFTARPNPAQNFTLTPSALLAPCKLAHRDLCPLPYPVTVEVTNTGARTSDYVGLVFATTRDAGPPPHPLKTLVAYARLRGIAPGRTARAQVQVALGDLARVDAAGNRVLYPGRYGFVLGVGEDGEGEGEGGVVEMVVSGEEVVLDEFPQPRGE, from the exons ATGAATGGGCCGTTGGCGAACAATACCGTATGCGACacgacggcctcgccgccgaagcgggCGGCAGCACTGGTCGAGGCCATGAACATCACCGAGAAGCTCGCCAATCTTGTCGAGTATGTGATGGCACGATC CTCCAGCAAAGGGGCCCCGAGATTGGGTCTACCGCCGTACGAGTGGTGGAGCGAAGCCCTGCACGGCGTGGCCGCGTCTCCCGGAGTGTCCTTCAACTGGAGCGGCGGCCCTTTCTCGTATGCCACGTCCTTTGCGAACCCCATCACCCTGTCCGCAGCgttcgacgacgagctggtgCAGAAGGTTGCAGACGTCATCAGCACCGAGGCCCGCGCCTTTGCCAATGCTGGTTCTGCTGGGCTGGACTTCTGGACGCCCAACATCAACCCCTGGAGGGACCCCAGATGGGGCAGAGGGAGTGAG ACGCCAGGCGAAGACCCTGTCCGCATCAAAGGCTATGTGCGGTCGCTGTTGAGGGGACTAGAAGGAGAGGAGTCCATAAAGAAGGTGATTGCCACGTGCAAGCACTACGCTGCGTACGACCTAGAGCGGTGGCACAACATCACGCGGTACGAGTTCGATGCGATCGTGTCGCTGCAAGATCTGTCCGAATACTATCTGCCGCCGTTCCAGCAATGCGCGCGGGACTCCAAGGTCGGCTCCATCATGTGCTCGTACAACTCGCTCaacggcacgccggcgtGTGCGAACACGTACCTGATGGACGACATCCTCCGGAAGCACTGGCGGTGGACCGAGGACAACAACTACATCACCAGTGACTGCAATGCTATCAAG GACTTCCTCCCGGATGAGCACAACTTCACCCAGACGGCCGCagaggccgccgctgcagcttACACCGCTGGCACGGACACGGTGTGTGAGGTCGCAGGCTCCCCTCCCTACACGGATGTCGTCGGCGCATACGACCAGAAGCTTCTCTCGGAGGAAGTCATTGACCGGGCCCTGCGCCGTCTTTACGAGGGACTGGTCCGGGCCGGCTACTTCGACCCGGCCAGTGCCAGTCCGTACCGTGACATCGGCTGGTCGGATGTGAACACGGCCGAGGCGCAAGCCCTCGCTCTCCAGTCCGCAAGCGACGGCCTGGTGCTGCTCAAGAACGACGGCACGCTTCCCATCAAGCTGGAGGGAAAGACGGTCGCACTGATCGGCCACTGGGCCAGTGGAACGCGCTCAATGCTTGGTGGATACAGCGGCATCCCGCCGTACTACCACAGCCCTGTctacgccgccggccagctcAACCTGACCTACAAGTATGCCTCGGGCccggtggcgccggccagcgccgcccgggACACCTGGACCGCCGACGCCCTCTCGGCTGCCAACAAGTCCGACGTCATTCTCTACTTCGGCGGGCTCGACCAGAGCGTGGCCTCCGAGGACAAGGACCGCGACTCTAtcgcctggccgccggcacAGCTGACTCTGATCCAAaccctcgccggcctcggaaAGCCCCTGGTCGTcatccagctcggcgaccaGGTCGACGACACGCCCCTGCTCACCAACCCCAACGTCTCGGCCATCCTCTGGGCCGGCTACCCCGGCCAGTCCGGCGGCACGGCCGTGCTGAACGCCATCACCGGCGTctccccgccggccggccgcttGCCCGTTACCCAGTACCCCTCCTCGTACACCTCGCAGCTGCCCCTGACCGACATGTCTCTCCGCCCCGACCCCGCCAGTGGCCGCCCGGGCCGCACCTACCGCTGGCTCCCGCGGAACGCGACCGTCCTGCCCTTCGGCTATGGCCTGCACTACACCAACTTCACCGCTC GCCCCAATCCAGCGCAGAACTTCACCCTCACCCCCTcggcgctgctcgcgccCTGCAAGCTCGCCCACCGCGACCTGTGCCCGCTGCCCTACCCGGTCACGGTGGAGGTGACCAACACGGGCGCGCGCACGTCCGACTACGTGGGGCTCGTGTTCGCAACGACGCGCgacgccggcccgccgccccacCCGCTCAAGACGCTGGTGGCGTacgcgcggctgcgcgggatcgcgccgggccggacggcgcgcgcgcaggtGCAGGTTGCGCTCGGGGATTTGGCGCGGGTGGATGCGGCGGGTAATCGCGTGCTGTATCCTGGGAGGTATGGGTTTGTGCTCGGTGTTggggaggatggggagggggagggcgAGGGTGGGGTCGTGGAGATGGTGGTTAGTGGCGAGGAGGTGGTGTTGGATGAGTTTCCGCAGCCTCGGGGGGAGTGA